A stretch of Buteo buteo chromosome 9, bButBut1.hap1.1, whole genome shotgun sequence DNA encodes these proteins:
- the EZR gene encoding ezrin, giving the protein MPKPINVRVVTMDAELEFAIQPNTTGKQLFDQVVKTIGLREVWYFGLQYVDNKGFQTWLKLDKKVSAQEIRKENPLQFKFRAKFFPEDVSEELIQDITQKLFFLQVKEGILSDEIYCPPETAVLLGSYAVQAKFGDYNKDVHKPGYLNSERLIPQRVMDQHKLSREQWEERIQVWHAEHGGMLKENAMLEYLKIAQDLEMYGINYFEIKNKKGTDLWLGVDALGLNIYEKDDKLTPKIGFPWSEIRNISFNDKKFVIKPIDKKAPDFVFYAPRLRINKRILQLCMGNHELYMRRRKPDTIEVQQMKAQAREEKQQKQMERQQLENEKKKRETIEREKEQMLREKEELLVRLQEYEVKTQKAEKELSDQIQRAIQLEEERRRAQEEAERLEADRLAALQAKEELERQTMDQIKSQEQLATELAEYTAKIALLEEARRRKESEVEEWQIRAKEAQEDLVKTKEELHLVMTAPPPPPPPVYEPVNYHVHDNLQDEGSEYSAYSAEFSSEGIRNDRNEEKRITEAEKNERVQRQLRALTDELAQARDENKRTHNDIIHSENMRQGRDKYKTLRQIRQGNTKQRIDEFEAM; this is encoded by the exons aTCAATGTTCGAGTTGTTACTATGGATGCAGAGCTGGAGTTTGCCATCCAGCCAAACACTACAGGCAAACAGCTGTTTGACCAG GTGGTTAAAACCATAGGTTTGCGAGAAGTGTGGTACTTTGGTCTTCAGTATGTGGACAACAAAGGATTCCAGACTTGGCTGAAGCTTGATAAAAAG GTTTCTGCTCAagaaatcagaaaggagaatCCCCTCCAGTTCAAATTCCGTGCCAAGTTCTTCCCAGAAGATGTGTCTGAAGAGCTGATCCAGGACATCACGCAGAAGCTCTTCTTCCTGCAGGTGAAGGAAGGGATCCTCAGCGATGAGATCTACTGTCCTCCTGAAACAGCAGTACTTCTTGGCTCCTATGCTGTGCAGGCCAAATTCGGAGATTACAACAAAGATGTGCACAAGCCTGGATACCTCAATTCAGAACGTCTGATCCCCCAAAG GGTGATGGACCAGCATAAACTCTCCAGAGAGCAATGGGAAGAACGGATCCAGGTGTGGCATGCTGAACACGGTGGCATGCTCAA AGAGAATGCCATGCTGGAATACCTGAAGATTGCTCAAGACCTGGAGATGTATGGAATCAACTACTTTGAAATCAAGAATAAGAAAGGAACTGACCTTTGGCTGGGGGTTGATGCCTTGGGGCTCAACATCTATGAAAAGGATGATAA acTGACTCCAAAGATTGGGTTCCCCTGGAGCGAAATCAGAAACATCTCTTTCAATGACAAGAAGTTTGTTATAAAGCCTATTGACAAGAAGGCACCA GACTTTGTGTTTTACGCCCCTCGTCTGAGAATTAACAAGAGGATCCTGCAGCTCTGCATGGGCAACCATGAACTGTATATGCGACGCAGGAAGCCCGACACCATTGAGGTGCAACAGATGAAAGCCCAGGCCCGGGAGGagaagcaacagaaacaaatggaaag GCAACAACTAGAAAAtgagaagaagaagagggagacaattgagagggagaaagagcaaatgttgagggagaaggaggagctgctggtgaGGCTACAAGAGTATGAGGTGAAGactcagaaagcagagaaag AGCTCTCAGATCAGATCCAAAGAGCCAttcagctggaggaggaaaggaggcgAGCCCAGGAGGAAGCAGAACGCTTGGAAGCTGATCGTTTGGCTGCTCTGCAGGCCAAGGAAGAGCTGGAGAGACAAACTATGGACCAGATAAAGAGCCAGGAACAGCTG GCTACAGAGCTTGCCGAGTATACAGCCAAGATTGCACTTCTTGAAGAGGCAAGGAGGCGTAAAGAGAGTGAGGTTGAAGAGTGGCAAATCAGA GCCAAGGAAGCCCAGGAGGATCTGGTAAAGACAAAAGAGGAGCTACACCTGGTAATGACTGCTCCGCCTCCACCCCCACCGCCTGTCTATGAGCCAGTGAACTACCATGTCCATGATAACTTGCAAGATGAAGGATCTGAGTACTCTGCCTACAGCGCAGAGTTTTCCAGCGAGGGGATCAGGAATGACCGCAACGAGGAGAAACGCATTACTGAAGCAGAGAAGAATGAACGTGTACAGAGGCAACTGAGG GCGCTGACAGATGAGCTGGCCCAGGCTAGAGATGAAAATAAGAGGACCCACAATGATATTATTCACTCAGAGAACATGCGACAAGGACGTGACAAGTACAAGACGCTGCGGCAGATCCGGCAAGGCAACACCAAGCAGAGAATTGATGAGTTTGAGGCAATGTAA